A portion of the Sus scrofa isolate TJ Tabasco breed Duroc chromosome 5, Sscrofa11.1, whole genome shotgun sequence genome contains these proteins:
- the RERGL gene encoding ras-related and estrogen-regulated growth inhibitor-like protein: MNEVKLAVLGGEGTGKSALTVRFLTKRFIGEYASNFESIYNKYLCLEGKQLNLEIYDPCSQLQKAKFSLTSELHWADGFVIVYDISDRSSFAYAKALIYRIREPQNSHCKRAMESAVLLVGNKQDLCHVREVGWEEGQKLALDNRCQFCELSAAEQCLEVEMMFNRIIKAILTNFRLKEKRRPSGSKSMAKLINNVFGKRRKSV, translated from the exons ATGAATGAGGTGAAGCTTGCTGTCTTGGGTGGTGAAGGAACAGGCAAATCTG ccCTTACAGTAAGGTTTCTTACCAAGCGATTCATTGGAGAATATGCTTCTAATTTTG AATCtatctataataaatatttgtgtttggaAGGGAAGCAATTGAATCTTGAAATATACGACCCTTGTTCTCAG CTGCAGAAAGCAAAATTTTCCCTCACAAGTGAGCTGCATTGGGCAGATGGGTTTGTTATTGTGTATGACATCAGTGACAGGTCTTCGTTTGCTTATGCAAAAGCACTGATCTACAGAATTCGGGAGCCACAAAATAGTCATTGTAAAAG AGCTATGGAATCAGCAGTGCTTTTGGTTGGTAACAAGCAAGATCTCTGTCACGTGCGAGAGGTTGGCTGGGAAGAAGGCCAAAAACTGGCATTGGATAACCGATGCCAATTCTGTGAACTGTCTGCAGCAGAGCAGTGTCTGGAGGTGGAAATGATGTTTAACAGAATTATCAAGGCCATCCTGACAAACTTCAGactcaaagaaaagagaagacccAGTGGATCTAAATCAATGGCCAAACTGATCAATAATGTATTTGGAAAGAGACGGAAATCTGTCTAG